A window of Castanea sativa cultivar Marrone di Chiusa Pesio chromosome 1, ASM4071231v1 contains these coding sequences:
- the LOC142608309 gene encoding putative glutathione S-transferase has product MADEVILLDFWASLFGMRVRIVLAEKGIKYECKEELWNKSSLKSPLLLEMNPIQKKIPVLIHNGKPVCESLIIVQYIDEVWKDKSPLLPSRPYQRAHARFWADFADNKVYYLSRKVLTTKGEELEAGKKEFIETFKILEGELGDKPYFGGETFGFVDLSFIPFYSWFIVYEIFGNINIEAECPKITAWAKRCLQKETVAKSLPDQKKVCEFVWQSRKRDGLE; this is encoded by the exons ATGGCTGACGAGGTGATTCTGCTAGATTTCTGGGCCAGCTTGTTTGGGATGAGGGTCAGGATTGTACTGGCCGAGAAGGGTATCAAGTATGAGTGCAAGGAGGAGTTGTGGAATAAAAGTTCATTAAAGAGCCCTCTGCTTTTAGAGATGAACCCCATACAGAAGAAGATCCCAGTTCTCATCCACAACGGGAAACCGGTGTGTGAGTCACTCATCATTGTTCAGTACATAGATGAGGTCTGGAAGGATAAGTCTCCTTTGCTTCCCTCTCGTCCTTACCAGAGAGCTCATGCCAGGTTCTGGGCTGATTTTGCTGATAACAAG GTTTATTATCTTTCAAGGAAGGTATTGACCACAAAAGGAGAAGAGCTGGAGGCAGGCAAGAAGGAATTCATTGAAACCTTCAAGATATTGGAGGGAGAGCTTGGTGACAAGCCTTACTTTGGGGGAGAAACATTTGGGTTTGTGGACCTTTCTTTTATCCCCTTCTACAGCTGGTTCATTGTCTATGAGATCTTTGGCAATATCAACATAGAGGCAGAGTGCCCCAAGATTACTGCATGGGCTAAGAGGTGCCTGCAGAAGGAGACTGTGGCCAAGTCTCTTCCTGACCAGAAGAAGGTTTGTGAGTTTGTTTGGCAGTCGAGGAAAAGGGATGGCTTGGAGTAG
- the LOC142643770 gene encoding G2/mitotic-specific cyclin-2-like isoform X2 — translation MAGSDENNPGVIGHRNLQEEGFRAGGGKLVSGIGHNRRALSSINRNIIGAPPYPCAVNKNAFSEKQADFNKKPSIPVHRPITRKFAAELSNKQQVIPEETKKPGQLAPKPSEFEDCTIIDAEDEEESSDFSAPMFVQHTEAMLEEIDRMEEVEMEDIDDEPVFDIDSCDKKNSLAVVEYIDDLYTNYKKAESSSCASSNYMSQQSDINERMRGILIDWLIEVHYKFELMDETLYLTVNLIDRFLAAQPVVRKKLQLVGVTAMLLACKYEEVSVPVVEDFIVISDKAYSRKEVLEMEKLMINTLQFNLSIPTPYVFMRRFLKAAQADKKLELLSFFMIELCLVEYETLKFPPSLLAAAAIYTAQCTHYGFKQWSTTCEWHTSYSEEQLQECSRLMVNFHQNAGSGKLTGVHRKYSTSKYGYAAKTDPANFLLEARY, via the exons ATGGCTGGATCGGACGAGAACAATCCGGGCGTGATCGGACACAGAAATCTTCAAG AGGAGGGATTTCGTGCTGGAGGTGGAAAATTGGTTTCGGGAATCGGGCACAACCGGAGAGCATTGAGCAGCATCAATAGGAATATAATAGGAGCTCCTCCATACCCTTGTGCAGTCAACAAAAATGCCTTCTCAGA AAAACAAGCTGACTTCAATAAGAAACCATCTATTCCGGTACATCGGCCAATTACCAG GAAGTTTGCTGCAGAGCTATCCAACAAGCAGCAAGTTATACCCGAG GAAACTAAGAAACCAGGACAACTAGCCCCAAAGCCAAGTGAGTTTGAGGATTGTACCATTATAGATGCCGAAGATGAGGAAGAGTCTAGTGACTTTTCTGCGCCAATGTTTGTGCAACACACTGAAGCAATGTTGGAGGAGATCGATCGGATG GAGGAAGTAGAAATGGAAGACATAGATGATGAGCCAGTATTTGACATAGACAGCTGTGATAAAAAGAACTCGCTTGCAGTTGTTGAGTATATCGATGATTTATATACAAATTACAAGAAAGCAGAG AGTTCTAGCTGTGCGTCATCAAACTATATGTCACAGCAATCTGATATTAACGAGAGGATGAGAGGTATTCTCATTGATTGGCTGATAGAG GTGCACTACAAGTTTGAACTGATGGATGAGACCTTGTATCTTACTGTAAACCTGATCGATAGATTCTTAGCTGCTCAACCAGTGGTGAGGAAGAAACTTCAGCTGGTTGGAGTGACAGCAATGCTTCTTGCTTGCAAATATGAAGAAGTTTCAGTTCCAGTTGTGGaggattttattgtaatatcTGACAAGGCTTATAGCAGAAAAGAAGTACTTGAAATg GAGAAGTTAATGATCAATACCCTACAGTTCAATCTGTCGATTCCCACACCATATGTTTTTATGAGGAGGTTTCTCAAAGCTGCTCAAGCTGACAAGAAG CTTGAGCTACTGTCATTCTTCATGATCGAGCTGTGCCTGGTTGAGTATGAGACGCTTAAGTTTCCACCTTCTCTGTTGGCTGCTGCTGCAATATATACAGCCCAATGTACTCATTATGGGTTTAAGCAGTGGAGTACAACCTGTGAGTGGCACACCAGCTACTCGGAGGAGCAACTGCA GGAATGCTCAAGGTTGATGGTTAATTTCCATCAGAATGCTGGGTCTGGGAAGCTCACAGGTGTTCACCGGAAGTATAGTACATCGAAGTATGGTTATGCTGCAAAAACTGATCCTGCTAACTTTCTGTTAGAGGCCAGATACTAG
- the LOC142643770 gene encoding G2/mitotic-specific cyclin-2-like isoform X1 encodes MAGSDENNPGVIGHRNLQEEGFRAGGGKLVSGIGHNRRALSSINRNIIGAPPYPCAVNKNAFSEKQADFNKKPSIPVHRPITRKFAAELSNKQQVIPEETKKPGQLAPKPSEFEDCTIIDAEDEEESSDFSAPMFVQHTEAMLEEIDRMEEVEMEDIDDEPVFDIDSCDKKNSLAVVEYIDDLYTNYKKAESSSCASSNYMSQQSDINERMRGILIDWLIEVHYKFELMDETLYLTVNLIDRFLAAQPVVRKKLQLVGVTAMLLACKYEEVSVPVVEDFIVISDKAYSRKEVLEMVYIITKSIYLLHFLNDIIRFRIYDLLACLQEKLMINTLQFNLSIPTPYVFMRRFLKAAQADKKLELLSFFMIELCLVEYETLKFPPSLLAAAAIYTAQCTHYGFKQWSTTCEWHTSYSEEQLQECSRLMVNFHQNAGSGKLTGVHRKYSTSKYGYAAKTDPANFLLEARY; translated from the exons ATGGCTGGATCGGACGAGAACAATCCGGGCGTGATCGGACACAGAAATCTTCAAG AGGAGGGATTTCGTGCTGGAGGTGGAAAATTGGTTTCGGGAATCGGGCACAACCGGAGAGCATTGAGCAGCATCAATAGGAATATAATAGGAGCTCCTCCATACCCTTGTGCAGTCAACAAAAATGCCTTCTCAGA AAAACAAGCTGACTTCAATAAGAAACCATCTATTCCGGTACATCGGCCAATTACCAG GAAGTTTGCTGCAGAGCTATCCAACAAGCAGCAAGTTATACCCGAG GAAACTAAGAAACCAGGACAACTAGCCCCAAAGCCAAGTGAGTTTGAGGATTGTACCATTATAGATGCCGAAGATGAGGAAGAGTCTAGTGACTTTTCTGCGCCAATGTTTGTGCAACACACTGAAGCAATGTTGGAGGAGATCGATCGGATG GAGGAAGTAGAAATGGAAGACATAGATGATGAGCCAGTATTTGACATAGACAGCTGTGATAAAAAGAACTCGCTTGCAGTTGTTGAGTATATCGATGATTTATATACAAATTACAAGAAAGCAGAG AGTTCTAGCTGTGCGTCATCAAACTATATGTCACAGCAATCTGATATTAACGAGAGGATGAGAGGTATTCTCATTGATTGGCTGATAGAG GTGCACTACAAGTTTGAACTGATGGATGAGACCTTGTATCTTACTGTAAACCTGATCGATAGATTCTTAGCTGCTCAACCAGTGGTGAGGAAGAAACTTCAGCTGGTTGGAGTGACAGCAATGCTTCTTGCTTGCAAATATGAAGAAGTTTCAGTTCCAGTTGTGGaggattttattgtaatatcTGACAAGGCTTATAGCAGAAAAGAAGTACTTGAAATggtatatataataactaaaagcATTTATCTTTTACATTTTCTAAACGACATAATCAGATTTAGAATATATGATTTACTTGCATGCCTGCAGGAGAAGTTAATGATCAATACCCTACAGTTCAATCTGTCGATTCCCACACCATATGTTTTTATGAGGAGGTTTCTCAAAGCTGCTCAAGCTGACAAGAAG CTTGAGCTACTGTCATTCTTCATGATCGAGCTGTGCCTGGTTGAGTATGAGACGCTTAAGTTTCCACCTTCTCTGTTGGCTGCTGCTGCAATATATACAGCCCAATGTACTCATTATGGGTTTAAGCAGTGGAGTACAACCTGTGAGTGGCACACCAGCTACTCGGAGGAGCAACTGCA GGAATGCTCAAGGTTGATGGTTAATTTCCATCAGAATGCTGGGTCTGGGAAGCTCACAGGTGTTCACCGGAAGTATAGTACATCGAAGTATGGTTATGCTGCAAAAACTGATCCTGCTAACTTTCTGTTAGAGGCCAGATACTAG
- the LOC142633915 gene encoding uncharacterized protein LOC142633915 isoform X1 — MGSYCRDMGTLASTGTYASIRRRRRSSSSSSSSLSLRRRPIHYNYCFIPPFSSPLLPSSKKGNVNIRRLFMENIISKVSCSLLKVEDGIDDEACELVSGLELSIGEGADSINACLFKAMKNNNGCGILLLSDIFGFEDSSTREFAYRVACNGYNVLVPDLFRGDPWAKDRPKTMFEQWIASQDPQRMANDIAASTKWMVDEFVAAGISKKLGVIGFCYGGGRVIEALARDQGACFGVGVSFYGTRMDPSIASDIKVPVLFISGDNDPLCPISVLRDIETTIGRGSQVVVFRERGHGFAHRPASPEEDGDAEQAFMIMRNFLNDGLDINN, encoded by the exons ATGGGAAGTTATTGCAGAGACATGGGTACTTTAGCCTCAACAGGAACTTATGCttcaataagaagaagaagaagaagtagcagcagcagcagcagctctttgagtttgagaagaagGCCAATCCATTACAACTATTGCTTCATTCCACCATTTTCTTCTCCTCTGCTCCCATCATCT AAGAAAGGCAATGTAAATATTCGGAGATTGTTTATGGAGAACATAATCAGCAAAGTATCATGTAGCTTGCTGAAAGTGGAAGATGGCATAGATGACGAGGCATGTGAATTAGTAAGTGGATTGGAACTTTCAATCGGGGAGGGTGCCGATAGCATCAATGCTTGTCTCTTCAAGGCAATGAAAAATAACAATGGTTGTGGCATTCTGCTGTTGTCtgatatttttgggtttgaagaTTCTTCCACAAGAGAGTTTGCATATCGTGTTGCTTGCAATGGGTACAA TGTTCTAGTTCCAGACTTATTTCGTGGAGATCCATGGGCAAAGGACCGACCAAAGACTATGTTTGAACAATGGATTGCAAGTCAAGACCCCCAAAGGATGGCAAATGACATTGCTGCATCAACAAAATGGATGGTTGATGAATTTGTGGCTGCTGGAATCTCAAAGAAGCTTGGCGTAATTGGTTTTTGCTATGGAGGCGGCCGAGTGATAGAGGCGCTGGCCAGAGATCAGGGTGCTTGTTTTGGCGTTGGGGTCTCCTTTTATGGTACAAGGATGGACCCATCTATAGCATCTGATATAAAGGTTCCTGTATTATTTATCTCAGGGGACAATGATCCACTTTGTCCCATCAGTGTCTTGAGGGATATTGAGACAACAATAGGTAGGGGATCTCAGGTTGTGGTTTTCAGGGAAAGAGGTCATGGCTTTGCCCACCGGCCTGCATCTCCTGAAGAAGATGGAGATGCAGAACAGGCTTTCATGATAATGAGAAATTTTCTTAATGATGGCTTAGatataaataactaa
- the LOC142633915 gene encoding uncharacterized protein LOC142633915 isoform X2 yields MENIISKVSCSLLKVEDGIDDEACELVSGLELSIGEGADSINACLFKAMKNNNGCGILLLSDIFGFEDSSTREFAYRVACNGYNVLVPDLFRGDPWAKDRPKTMFEQWIASQDPQRMANDIAASTKWMVDEFVAAGISKKLGVIGFCYGGGRVIEALARDQGACFGVGVSFYGTRMDPSIASDIKVPVLFISGDNDPLCPISVLRDIETTIGRGSQVVVFRERGHGFAHRPASPEEDGDAEQAFMIMRNFLNDGLDINN; encoded by the exons ATGGAGAACATAATCAGCAAAGTATCATGTAGCTTGCTGAAAGTGGAAGATGGCATAGATGACGAGGCATGTGAATTAGTAAGTGGATTGGAACTTTCAATCGGGGAGGGTGCCGATAGCATCAATGCTTGTCTCTTCAAGGCAATGAAAAATAACAATGGTTGTGGCATTCTGCTGTTGTCtgatatttttgggtttgaagaTTCTTCCACAAGAGAGTTTGCATATCGTGTTGCTTGCAATGGGTACAA TGTTCTAGTTCCAGACTTATTTCGTGGAGATCCATGGGCAAAGGACCGACCAAAGACTATGTTTGAACAATGGATTGCAAGTCAAGACCCCCAAAGGATGGCAAATGACATTGCTGCATCAACAAAATGGATGGTTGATGAATTTGTGGCTGCTGGAATCTCAAAGAAGCTTGGCGTAATTGGTTTTTGCTATGGAGGCGGCCGAGTGATAGAGGCGCTGGCCAGAGATCAGGGTGCTTGTTTTGGCGTTGGGGTCTCCTTTTATGGTACAAGGATGGACCCATCTATAGCATCTGATATAAAGGTTCCTGTATTATTTATCTCAGGGGACAATGATCCACTTTGTCCCATCAGTGTCTTGAGGGATATTGAGACAACAATAGGTAGGGGATCTCAGGTTGTGGTTTTCAGGGAAAGAGGTCATGGCTTTGCCCACCGGCCTGCATCTCCTGAAGAAGATGGAGATGCAGAACAGGCTTTCATGATAATGAGAAATTTTCTTAATGATGGCTTAGatataaataactaa